The following proteins are encoded in a genomic region of Cryptomeria japonica chromosome 11, Sugi_1.0, whole genome shotgun sequence:
- the LOC131045602 gene encoding F-box protein At2g27310 isoform X2, with amino-acid sequence MMSLNGDLIADLLGRVDGVTLASLGCVSSQFWSIAKEEKIWEEKCSSLWPSTQDSDVKKFISSSLGGFRNFYASCFPIIAYDESFKRHKVKKTSGDGLPKIDTIENVKKDLNFWGQMTENIRLSWIMVNKRTGQAANLSSWRPLCEQSDWASHKDCVISFGSILPAHNVLPCKSVQCILVLKCRLSDSLKITELSMRLEDTMGAWVNGRDSLLILERAVGCRRSNKQIQFFASYQKHLSERGKLKEANMKNEGCLDIICILGGIVVSASFWCLVFRESGPILEI; translated from the exons ATGATGAGTTTGAACGGTGATCTTATCGCAGATCTCTTAGGCCGTGTTGATGGCGTAACACTTGCAAGTTTGGGTTGCGTGTCGTCACAATTTTGGTCCATTGCAAAAGAGGAGAAGATATGGGAAGAGAAATGCTCTTCTCTCTGGCCTTCCACACAGGACTCAGATGTCAAAAAATTCATCTCTTCTTCACTGGGTGGCTTCAGAAATTTCTATGCAAGCTGTTTTCCAATCATTGCTTACGATGAGTCTTTCAAGAGGCATAAGGTGAAGAAG ACCTCGGGAGATGGGCTGCCAaagattgacacaattgagaatGTGAAGAAGGATTTGAATTTCTGGGGGCAGATGACGGAAAATATTAGGTTAAGCTGGATTATGGTGAACAAGAGAACGGGACAAGCAGCCAATCTTTCAAGCTGGAGGCCTTTGTGTGAGCAGAGTGATTGGGCTTCTCATAAGGACTGTGTCATATCCTTCGGCTCCATATTGCCTGCTCACAACGTATTGCCTTGTAAGTCTGTACAGTGTATCCTTGTTTTAAAGTGTAGACTCTCGGATAGTTTGAAGATCACCGAGCTTAGCATGCGTTTGGAAGATACGATGGGAGCTTGGGTTAATGGGAGGGACAGTCTGCTCATTCTAGAAAGAGCTGTGGGTTGCAGAAGAAGCAATAAGCAGATCCAGTTTTTTGCATCTTATCAAAAGCACTTGAGTGAACGGGGCAAATTGAAAGAAGCAAACATGAAAAATGAAGGATGTCTAGATATAATCTGTATTTTAGGTGGCATTGTTGTCTCTGCTTCATTTTGGTGTTTAGTTTTCAGAGAGAGTGGTCCCATACTGGAAATCTGA
- the LOC131045602 gene encoding probable F-box protein At2g36090 isoform X1, whose product MMSLNGDLIADLLGRVDGVTLASLGCVSSQFWSIAKEEKIWEEKCSSLWPSTQDSDVKKFISSSLGGFRNFYASCFPIIAYDESFKRHKVKKVCDSLPSDFVSLVDVTYKDNIIYSKVVWGIPCAEEEFDTWFSNCPFKMELINFYDVEGEDQTSGDGLPKIDTIENVKKDLNFWGQMTENIRLSWIMVNKRTGQAANLSSWRPLCEQSDWASHKDCVISFGSILPAHNVLPCKSVQCILVLKCRLSDSLKITELSMRLEDTMGAWVNGRDSLLILERAVGCRRSNKQIQFFASYQKHLSERGKLKEANMKNEGCLDIICILGGIVVSASFWCLVFRESGPILEI is encoded by the coding sequence ATGATGAGTTTGAACGGTGATCTTATCGCAGATCTCTTAGGCCGTGTTGATGGCGTAACACTTGCAAGTTTGGGTTGCGTGTCGTCACAATTTTGGTCCATTGCAAAAGAGGAGAAGATATGGGAAGAGAAATGCTCTTCTCTCTGGCCTTCCACACAGGACTCAGATGTCAAAAAATTCATCTCTTCTTCACTGGGTGGCTTCAGAAATTTCTATGCAAGCTGTTTTCCAATCATTGCTTACGATGAGTCTTTCAAGAGGCATAAGGTGAAGAAGGTGTGTGATTCTCTTCCCTCTGATTTTGTGTCACTTGTAGATGTAACATACAAGGATAATATCATCTATTCCAAAGTTGTGTGGGGCATCCCCTGTGCTGAAGAAGAATTTGACACCTGGTTCTCTAACTGTCCATTCAAAATGGAGCTCATTAACTTTTATGATGTTGAAGGCGAGGATCAGACCTCGGGAGATGGGCTGCCAaagattgacacaattgagaatGTGAAGAAGGATTTGAATTTCTGGGGGCAGATGACGGAAAATATTAGGTTAAGCTGGATTATGGTGAACAAGAGAACGGGACAAGCAGCCAATCTTTCAAGCTGGAGGCCTTTGTGTGAGCAGAGTGATTGGGCTTCTCATAAGGACTGTGTCATATCCTTCGGCTCCATATTGCCTGCTCACAACGTATTGCCTTGTAAGTCTGTACAGTGTATCCTTGTTTTAAAGTGTAGACTCTCGGATAGTTTGAAGATCACCGAGCTTAGCATGCGTTTGGAAGATACGATGGGAGCTTGGGTTAATGGGAGGGACAGTCTGCTCATTCTAGAAAGAGCTGTGGGTTGCAGAAGAAGCAATAAGCAGATCCAGTTTTTTGCATCTTATCAAAAGCACTTGAGTGAACGGGGCAAATTGAAAGAAGCAAACATGAAAAATGAAGGATGTCTAGATATAATCTGTATTTTAGGTGGCATTGTTGTCTCTGCTTCATTTTGGTGTTTAGTTTTCAGAGAGAGTGGTCCCATACTGGAAATCTGA